One genomic segment of Helianthus annuus cultivar XRQ/B chromosome 14, HanXRQr2.0-SUNRISE, whole genome shotgun sequence includes these proteins:
- the LOC110908989 gene encoding uncharacterized protein LOC110908989: protein MGKFWVEICLISARGLTRTSSLWKLQWFAVGWIDPNNKYCTKVDASGNANPVWKTKFSALVDDSDSRFEDLALSVEVYSRDPVFLKERLQGTASVGLKEFLDKQKNSSEGLKNVEEVGSFQLRKKNSNKPQGFVDVSIQTSQEMNEDSSYEGNDVGIKLRIRDHGVNLPPRAAHSEYHLQENYSTPLPPGPSYHQPRAAPPPTYPLTGGSNHQPPHNPLGSSYHQPLPPPYNFGYLPSSSKDNLAPSYINMPPPSGAGARPGFAMGLGAGALAAGAAIFGDDFISGFDLPTGFTVSTDPPF, encoded by the exons ATGGGCAAATTTTGGGTAGAAATCTGCTTAATTTCTGCTAGAGGACTCACAAGAACTTCATCACTATGGAAGCTCCAATGGTTTGCTGTTGGGTGGATTGATCCCAACAACAAGTATTGCACAAAAGTTGATGCTTCTGGGAATGCAAATCCAGTATGGAAAACCAAGTTTTCGGCTTTGGTGGATGACTCGGATTCAAGATTTGAAGATTTGGCACTCAGTGTTGAAGTTTATAGCAGGGATCCTGTGTTTTTAAAAGAGAGACTTCAAGGGACTGCAAGTGTTGGGTTGAAAGAGTTTCTTGATAAGCAAAAGAACAGTTCTGAAGGTTTGAAGAATGTTGAAGAAGTTGGGAGTTTTCAGTTGAGGAAGAAGAATTCGAATAAACCTCAAGGATTTGTAGATGTTTCGATTCAGACATCGCAAGAGATGAACGAGGATAGTTCATATGAAG GTAATGATGTTGGGATCAAGCTAAGGATTCGCGACCATGGTGTAAACTTGCCACCACGAGCCGCGCATTCAGAATACCATTTGCAGGAAAATTACTCAACCCCATTGCCACCAGGTCCAAGCTACCACCAACCTCGAGCTGCACCGCCACCAACTTATCCTTTAACAGGCGGATCCAACCATCAACCGCCACATAATCCGCTAGGATCAAGCTACCATCAACCGCTGCCACCACCTTATAATTTCGGTTATCTGCCATCATCTTCAAAAGATAACTTAGCACCAAGTTACATCAACATGCCACCACCATCGGGAGCGGGGGCTAGACCGGGTTTTGCAATGGGGTTAGGAGCTGGAGCATTGGCAGCTGGTGCAGCCATCTTTGGAGATGATTTTATATCAGGGTTTGATCTTCCTACTGGTTTCACAGTATCAACAGATCCTCCTTTCTGA